The window CGAGACAATTTGCTAATGCTTATGGTGGGACTTACTATTATTTATTTACACCTCTATTTCTTGAAGATGAGAATGCTCGGGAAGTGTTGATGAAAACTGGTGCTGTTGCGGAGACCTTGGCTTTATCAGAGCGAGCAGATATGATTTTAACCGGGCTTGGTTTTTTATCACAAGATGACTTAAGTCTATTATGGAATGGCTTTCTAGAACAAGAGGAGATTTTTAATTTGCGGTCCAAGGGTGCAATTGGTCATATATGTGGGTATTATTATGATCTTAATGGACAAATCATCGATACTAAGATACATAAAAGTATAATTGGGCTGGATATTAATAAAATTATCCACAAGGAGTACGTGATTGGTGTAGCAGGTGGTCCATCTAAAATAAAGTCTATTTTGGGTGCGTTACGAGGACAATTAATCAACGTTCTCATTACCGATGAAAAGACTGCCTTAAATATTATAACAATGGACGCATATGGGTCCATATAAATAGGACAATGGAGTTATTGTAGGCTGCTTTCTAAAAAGAGGGTAGCTTTTTTATTTGTTCATTTTAGCATTGTTTTGCACATCTATTCACTGTGGGACAAAAAAACACCTTTGTTCATGGTGAACATATGTGCAATAAGAACAAAAAAATAATCAATGGTCTAAGTTTTGCTGTACATATTGACCAATTCAATCTTTCTGTTATATACTTGCTTTATAATAAAAACATGGCAGGTTTGGGCACAATAGTCAAGGGAATAATGGAGGTTGGCAGCATGTTGGATTTAAATAAAAATCTTATTGGCATCTATGAAAAGGCACTTCCTTCACATTATACATGGGAAGAAAAGTTATCAGCAGCAAAAAAAGCTGGGTATGATTATGTTGAGATGTCTATCGATGAAAGTGATGAACGCCTATATCGGCTTGACTGGTCAGTCCATGAGCGGAAAGAAGTTGTAGATGCAATACGTAAGACGGGTATTCGGATACCAACCATGTGTCTGAGTGGGCATCGTCGATACCCTCTTGGAAGTGAAGATGATCGTATTCGTCAGCGGGCATTGGATATAATGAGGAAAGCTATTATATTGGCATCCGATTTAGGTATACGGGTGATTCAGCTTGCAGGCTATGATGTCTATTACGATAAAAGTAATGATCATACCATTGAACGATTTGAACATGGTCTAGAACAAAGTATACAGTGGGCCAGCCAGGCTAATGTGATGTTAGCCATGGAAGTTATGGATTATGAATTTATGGGTTCTGTGGAGAAAATTATGCATTATGTTAGGAAATTTCAATCGCCTTATTTTCAGATATACCCTGATTTGGGTAATATTTCT is drawn from Vallitalea pronyensis and contains these coding sequences:
- a CDS encoding sugar-binding transcriptional regulator; protein product: MENKTNLLVKVSNMYYDENLTQSEIAKALYISRSKVSRLIQEARECGIVEIIIHGPNERNTYLEEQLKDRFGLKDVRVLLGCNIQFDQMLSGLGTLANEYVDSLLKPNTIVGISRGKTMKSVINAISPSRKIPITVVQLVGSTRSNDPSIEGTEIARQFANAYGGTYYYLFTPLFLEDENAREVLMKTGAVAETLALSERADMILTGLGFLSQDDLSLLWNGFLEQEEIFNLRSKGAIGHICGYYYDLNGQIIDTKIHKSIIGLDINKIIHKEYVIGVAGGPSKIKSILGALRGQLINVLITDEKTALNIITMDAYGSI
- a CDS encoding L-ribulose-5-phosphate 3-epimerase produces the protein MLDLNKNLIGIYEKALPSHYTWEEKLSAAKKAGYDYVEMSIDESDERLYRLDWSVHERKEVVDAIRKTGIRIPTMCLSGHRRYPLGSEDDRIRQRALDIMRKAIILASDLGIRVIQLAGYDVYYDKSNDHTIERFEHGLEQSIQWASQANVMLAMEVMDYEFMGSVEKIMHYVRKFQSPYFQIYPDLGNISAWGNTLSTDLASGQGHIVAIHAKDTMPGEFRRVDFGTGCVDFIEGFRQLNQMTYKGPILIEMWNDDKEDFMAIITNARKWIMDKMQQAGMTV